A genomic window from Pocillopora verrucosa isolate sample1 chromosome 7, ASM3666991v2, whole genome shotgun sequence includes:
- the LOC131770247 gene encoding uncharacterized protein isoform X2, translating to MPTKKKKKFKAKNQVEQDTESSESGKLSETHEVAQHLSRTRLDKENASNTRKTRSMFQQKDADPYDADSEPEQGILSSMIVDQNIPLEQQLMQSCSHLFHPEHSTPSIQPERSVYSSCYGFDDLASPLTFSPVGEPKVPPQCVSRSPGSVSVSSSVTSISPRKRKADLRVFDVPIEKPTKKIKKKKTTKILDLEDDNWVSEMKSQFEEIEMVELVVD from the exons ATGCCcacgaagaagaagaaaaaattcaaagccaAAAACCAGGTCGAACAAG ATACAGAATCTTCAGAATCTGGAAAACTCAGTGAAACACATGAAGTAGCCCAACATCTTTCAAGAACAAGACTA GACAAAGAAAATGCAAGCAACACAAGAAAAACAAGGTCCATGTTTCAACAAAAAGATGCTGACCCATACGACGCAGATTCAGAACCTGAACAGGGGATCTTATCATCCATGATTGTGGATCAAAACATTCCTTTGGAGCAACAGCTCATGCAATCCTGTTCACACTTATTTCACCCAGAACACTCCACACCAAGCATACAACCAGAAAGAAGTGTGTACAGTTCATGTTATGGGTTTGATGACTTGGCCTCTCCTCTTACCTTTTCTCCTGTTGGAGAACCAAAAGTGCCACCTCAGTGTGTTTCTAGGTCTCCTGGGTCTGTTTCTGTGTCATCATCAGTTACATCTATTTCTCCGAGAAAGAGGAAAGCTGACCTCAGAGTGTTTGATGTACCAATTGAAAAACCCAccaagaagataaagaaaaagaaaacaactaaaATTTTG GATTTAGAGGATGACAACTGGGTATCTGAAATGAAATCTCAGTTTGAGGAAATAGAAATGGTGGAGCTTGTTGTTGACTAG
- the LOC131770247 gene encoding uncharacterized protein isoform X1, translating to MPTKKKKKFKAKNQVEQEDTESSESGKLSETHEVAQHLSRTRLDKENASNTRKTRSMFQQKDADPYDADSEPEQGILSSMIVDQNIPLEQQLMQSCSHLFHPEHSTPSIQPERSVYSSCYGFDDLASPLTFSPVGEPKVPPQCVSRSPGSVSVSSSVTSISPRKRKADLRVFDVPIEKPTKKIKKKKTTKILDLEDDNWVSEMKSQFEEIEMVELVVD from the exons ATGCCcacgaagaagaagaaaaaattcaaagccaAAAACCAGGTCGAACAAG aaGATACAGAATCTTCAGAATCTGGAAAACTCAGTGAAACACATGAAGTAGCCCAACATCTTTCAAGAACAAGACTA GACAAAGAAAATGCAAGCAACACAAGAAAAACAAGGTCCATGTTTCAACAAAAAGATGCTGACCCATACGACGCAGATTCAGAACCTGAACAGGGGATCTTATCATCCATGATTGTGGATCAAAACATTCCTTTGGAGCAACAGCTCATGCAATCCTGTTCACACTTATTTCACCCAGAACACTCCACACCAAGCATACAACCAGAAAGAAGTGTGTACAGTTCATGTTATGGGTTTGATGACTTGGCCTCTCCTCTTACCTTTTCTCCTGTTGGAGAACCAAAAGTGCCACCTCAGTGTGTTTCTAGGTCTCCTGGGTCTGTTTCTGTGTCATCATCAGTTACATCTATTTCTCCGAGAAAGAGGAAAGCTGACCTCAGAGTGTTTGATGTACCAATTGAAAAACCCAccaagaagataaagaaaaagaaaacaactaaaATTTTG GATTTAGAGGATGACAACTGGGTATCTGAAATGAAATCTCAGTTTGAGGAAATAGAAATGGTGGAGCTTGTTGTTGACTAG
- the LOC131770241 gene encoding uncharacterized protein — translation MYWSAMKRKIVCLPQKVYVSEILLLIISIILEITSSSFLYTAKKNCRGQCVLFAKLYERARILQGSSPSWCYLPMVFNLAATTTSVFVLKLIIKGRRSRSSDLRVLGLGSLSAFLVFLSSWIISSGFREFCKSFVINKCIHAHIKAMDWKNFTPKYTDGGDLYFTLQLAEASGWSACLLLCVFCVTCARKLFAGLHTTKNLNFYDE, via the exons ATGTATTGGTCTGCGATGAAGAGAAAGATCGTATGTCTTCCTCAAAAAGTTTATGTGAGTGAAATTCTTCTCTTGATTATTTCGATAATTTTAGAGATAACGTCTTCTTCGTTCCTGTATACCGCAAAGAAGAATTGCAGGGGACAGTGTGTTCTGTTCGCGAAGTTGTACGAGAGAGCTCGAATTCTCCAAGGTTCATCTCCCAGTTGGTGCTATTTGCCAATGGTTTTCAACTTAGCTGCTACCACAACTTCAGTCTTTGTGctcaaattaataataaaaggAAGAAG gtcACGCAGCAGTGATTTGAGAGTTCTTGGTCTAGGGTCACTTTCtgcatttcttgtttttctatCATCTTGGATTATTTCTTCTGGATTTCGTGAATTTTGCAAGTCATTCGTCATTAATAA ATGCATTCATGCACATATAAAGGCAATGGATTGGAAAAATTTCACCCCTAAGTACACTGATGGTGGCGATTTATATTTCACCTTACAATTAGCAGAG gcATCTGGCTGGTCTGCCTGTCTACTCCTATGTGTTTTTTGTGTGACTTGTGCTCGAAAATTGTTCGCAGGACTCCACACAactaaaaacttaaatttttatgatgaaTAG